From a region of the Proteobacteria bacterium CG1_02_64_396 genome:
- a CDS encoding protein TolR — protein MRSPLRRTLFERPPMSEINVTPLVDVMLVLLIIFMVTAPMLTQGVQVNLPKVRGQAIVSQVEPMVVSVDGKGVVHLQDHAIAEAELAAKLTAIVKTNPELKVYLRGDAAVPYGRIAQVMALIKNAGVSAIGLVTAEPDAARKGGKK, from the coding sequence ATGCGCTCCCCCCTGCGTCGCACCCTGTTCGAGCGTCCGCCGATGAGTGAAATCAACGTCACCCCGCTGGTCGACGTCATGCTGGTGCTGCTCATCATCTTCATGGTGACCGCCCCCATGCTGACCCAAGGGGTGCAGGTCAACCTGCCCAAGGTGCGCGGTCAGGCGATTGTCAGTCAGGTCGAGCCGATGGTGGTCAGCGTCGATGGCAAGGGGGTGGTTCACCTGCAAGACCACGCCATCGCCGAAGCCGAACTGGCCGCCAAGCTGACCGCCATCGTCAAAACCAATCCCGAGCTTAAGGTCTACCTGCGCGGCGACGCCGCCGTCCCCTATGGCCGCATCGCCCAGGTGATGGCGCTGATCAAAAACGCCGGGGTGAGCGCCATCGGGCTGGTGACCGCCGAGCCCGATGCGGCCCGCAAAGGCGGCAAGAAATAG
- a CDS encoding protein TolQ codes for MNEITASDVNVSLNPLALVLDAGFVVQGVLLLLVLASLLSLVLMFAKGRQMRKIRAADEQFLRVYRNSGSLAELFRHWEAEHGKSPCAALFGSAYKEWNYLAQRGGQRDNTLLAHLVHRVMARKATEMLEELEERMSWLASVASTAPFVGLFGTVWGIMNAFIGLTGVQTTTIAMVAPGIAEALVATAFGLFAAIPAVVGFNLLSARIKQTAAQMEVFADDFLGLVEKRGLVARGEGDQTLSAGA; via the coding sequence ATGAACGAGATTACCGCTTCCGATGTGAACGTCTCCCTCAACCCTCTGGCTCTGGTCCTCGATGCCGGATTCGTGGTGCAGGGGGTGCTCTTGCTCCTCGTGTTGGCCTCGCTGCTGTCGCTGGTGCTGATGTTCGCCAAGGGGCGGCAGATGCGGAAGATCCGGGCTGCCGACGAGCAATTCTTGCGGGTTTACCGCAACAGCGGCTCGCTGGCCGAGCTCTTCCGCCATTGGGAGGCCGAGCACGGCAAAAGCCCCTGCGCCGCCCTGTTCGGCAGCGCCTACAAAGAGTGGAACTACCTGGCGCAGCGCGGCGGGCAAAGAGACAACACCCTGCTCGCCCACCTGGTGCATCGGGTCATGGCCCGTAAGGCGACCGAGATGCTCGAAGAGCTGGAGGAGCGGATGTCGTGGCTCGCCTCCGTCGCCTCGACCGCCCCCTTCGTGGGGCTGTTCGGGACCGTCTGGGGGATCATGAACGCCTTTATTGGGTTGACCGGGGTGCAGACCACCACGATTGCCATGGTTGCCCCCGGCATCGCCGAGGCGCTGGTCGCCACCGCCTTTGGTTTGTTCGCCGCCATCCCCGCAGTGGTCGGCTTCAACCTCCTCTCGGCCCGCATCAAACAGACCGCAGCCCAGATGGAGGTCTTCGCCGATGACTTCTTGGGGTTGGTCGAAAAACGGGGTTTGGTGGCGCGGGGTGAGGGTGATCAGACCTTGAGCGCAGGGGCCTGA
- a CDS encoding tol-pal system-associated acyl-CoA thioesterase, translating into MSAGTWFEHRLRVYYEDTDCGGVVYYANYLKFLERGRTEALHALGLTLNGLEGRGLVFVVHRIEVDYLRSAKLEDDLIVRSRCRVEGRLRLRFEQEIQRGDEVLIRAQVRLATVDPQTLKPTRIPPDIMAILGAGAPIDP; encoded by the coding sequence GTGAGCGCAGGCACATGGTTTGAGCATCGGCTGCGGGTCTACTACGAGGACACCGACTGCGGCGGGGTGGTCTACTACGCCAATTACCTGAAGTTTTTGGAACGGGGACGGACCGAGGCGCTGCACGCGCTTGGTTTGACCCTGAACGGGTTGGAGGGGCGGGGGCTGGTCTTCGTCGTCCACCGCATCGAGGTCGACTACCTGCGCAGCGCCAAGTTAGAAGACGATCTGATCGTGCGCAGTCGCTGTAGGGTCGAAGGGCGGTTGCGGCTGCGCTTCGAACAGGAGATCCAACGGGGCGACGAGGTGTTGATTCGGGCGCAGGTCCGCTTGGCGACCGTCGATCCCCAAACCCTGAAGCCGACCCGCATTCCCCCCGACATCATGGCCATTCTGGGCGCTGGCGCCCCCATAGACCCCTGA
- a CDS encoding Holliday junction DNA helicase RuvB, whose protein sequence is MHDDRLIAPQGGDGFGNEVRPRRMDEYIGQRALKENLSVFIEAARRRGGSLDHTLLCGPPGLGKTTLAQIIAAEMGVSLRTTSGPVLERGGDLAAILTALEPGDVLFIDEIHRLSPAVEEVLYPAMEDRRIDLVIGQGPAARTVQLDLPSFTLVGATTRTGLLTGPLRDRFGVVGRLLFYELEELERIVARAAKILGIPIEPEGGREIARRARGTPRIANRLLRRVRDFAEVTADGVVSRALADRALGALEIDAVGLDAIDRRLLQVIVQHFNGGPVGLDTLAASLGEERDTLDEVVEPFLIQEGFLARTPRGRVALARAYLHLGLSEPATNPLQPVSQQPGLFEGGRG, encoded by the coding sequence ATGCACGATGATCGACTCATCGCCCCCCAGGGGGGGGACGGCTTCGGCAACGAGGTCCGCCCCCGCCGCATGGACGAGTACATCGGCCAGCGGGCGCTCAAAGAAAACCTCTCGGTCTTCATCGAGGCGGCCCGGCGCCGGGGGGGATCGCTCGATCACACCCTGCTCTGCGGCCCCCCAGGTTTGGGCAAGACGACGTTGGCCCAGATCATCGCCGCCGAGATGGGGGTGAGTCTGCGCACCACCTCGGGGCCGGTGTTGGAACGCGGCGGCGATCTGGCCGCCATCCTCACGGCGCTCGAACCGGGCGACGTGCTCTTCATCGACGAAATCCATCGCCTCTCACCCGCCGTGGAAGAGGTGCTCTACCCCGCCATGGAGGACCGGCGCATCGACCTGGTGATTGGCCAGGGGCCCGCCGCCAGGACGGTGCAGCTCGACCTGCCCTCCTTCACCCTGGTCGGCGCCACCACCCGCACCGGGCTGCTTACCGGCCCGCTGCGCGACCGCTTCGGGGTGGTCGGCAGGCTGCTCTTTTACGAGCTTGAAGAACTGGAGCGGATCGTCGCCCGGGCCGCCAAGATTCTGGGCATCCCCATCGAGCCGGAAGGGGGTCGGGAGATCGCCCGGCGCGCCCGCGGCACCCCCCGCATCGCCAACCGGCTGCTGCGCCGGGTGCGCGATTTTGCCGAGGTGACCGCCGACGGGGTCGTCAGTCGTGCGCTGGCCGACCGGGCGTTGGGGGCGCTGGAGATCGACGCGGTGGGGCTCGATGCCATCGACCGCCGCCTGCTTCAGGTCATCGTGCAGCATTTCAACGGCGGGCCGGTCGGTCTCGACACCCTGGCCGCCTCCCTGGGTGAAGAGCGGGATACCCTCGATGAGGTGGTCGAGCCGTTCCTGATTCAAGAGGGGTTCCTCGCCCGCACACCCCGAGGGCGGGTGGCGTTGGCGCGGGCCTACCTGCATCTGGGGCTTTCCGAACCGGCGACCAACCCCCTGCAACCGGTGTCGCAACAGCCGGGGCTGTTCGAGGGGGGGCGGGGGTGA
- a CDS encoding Holliday junction DNA helicase RuvA, which yields MIAHLRGQVIHARPGEAILDVGGVGYRVAVSLTTFGTLTQGQEAALHTITVVREDAIHLYGFRDMEERETFMRLVEVSGIGPKLALAILSTLTPQRLARAVEEGAITQLTQVPGIGKKGAERMVVELRGKFAHVAGGPPSTGGAAPLGGTLLGAEGEAVSALLNLGFKESQAQAAVAASQAEAGGDLSALIRLSLRKLAPSERGR from the coding sequence GTGATTGCCCATCTGCGCGGTCAAGTCATCCACGCCCGTCCCGGCGAGGCGATCCTCGATGTTGGGGGGGTCGGCTACCGGGTAGCGGTCAGCTTGACCACCTTCGGCACCCTGACCCAGGGGCAAGAGGCGGCGCTGCACACCATCACCGTGGTGCGCGAAGATGCCATCCACCTCTACGGTTTTCGCGACATGGAAGAACGCGAGACCTTCATGCGGCTGGTTGAGGTCAGCGGCATCGGCCCCAAACTGGCGCTGGCGATCCTCTCGACCCTGACCCCACAGCGGCTGGCCCGAGCGGTGGAGGAGGGGGCGATCACCCAGCTCACCCAGGTGCCGGGGATCGGCAAGAAGGGGGCCGAGCGGATGGTGGTCGAGTTGCGGGGCAAGTTTGCCCATGTGGCGGGCGGCCCCCCCTCGACCGGCGGCGCCGCGCCTCTGGGGGGGACCCTGCTCGGAGCCGAGGGGGAGGCGGTCAGCGCCCTGCTCAACCTTGGCTTTAAAGAATCGCAAGCCCAGGCGGCGGTCGCCGCCAGCCAGGCGGAGGCGGGGGGCGATCTGTCGGCTTTGATCCGCCTGAGTCTGCGCAAACTGGCCCCCAGCGAGCGGGGAAGGTAA
- a CDS encoding crossover junction endodeoxyribonuclease RuvC, with product MGWGVIRVRGARLSAEGFGVARFPVDQVVSARLGKIYQTVADLAARFVPQESAVEDVYGGRNIQSALKLGQARGAAIAALCQAGLPPSEYTPPTVKKALVGSGRAEKGQVALMVRHILQITQAIPEDAADALAVAICHAHSRLLPQAVTTAPRAKSWEALLAARSRP from the coding sequence ATGGGATGGGGGGTGATCCGAGTCCGGGGGGCGCGCCTGAGCGCCGAAGGGTTCGGGGTCGCCCGCTTTCCCGTCGATCAGGTGGTGTCGGCGCGGCTGGGCAAGATCTATCAAACGGTCGCCGATCTGGCCGCACGGTTTGTTCCCCAGGAGAGCGCCGTCGAGGATGTCTACGGCGGCCGCAACATCCAATCGGCCCTCAAGCTGGGTCAGGCGCGGGGGGCGGCCATCGCCGCCCTGTGCCAAGCCGGGCTCCCTCCGTCCGAATATACCCCCCCCACCGTGAAGAAGGCGCTGGTCGGCAGCGGTCGGGCCGAGAAGGGGCAGGTCGCCCTGATGGTCCGTCACATCCTTCAGATCACCCAAGCGATCCCCGAAGATGCCGCCGACGCTTTGGCGGTGGCCATCTGCCACGCCCACAGCCGTTTGCTCCCCCAAGCCGTCACCACCGCCCCCCGCGCCAAAAGCTGGGAGGCGCTTCTTGCCGCCCGGAGTCGCCCGTGA
- a CDS encoding transcriptional regulator, with the protein MAGHSKWANIKHRKGAQDAKRGKVFTRVIKEITVAARSGGGDPASNPRLRSALANARSVNVSKDTVEKAIKRGTGEIEGAQYEEVTYEGYGPGGVAVIVEALTDNRNRTTPEVRHAFSKCGGNMGESNSVAWMFGRKGIIAMGEGVDEETLMEVALEAGASDVLEEDGTFRVVTEPADLETVREAIEAAGLSIEEAKAEMVPDNTVEISGKQADQVLRLLDMLEENDDVQNVYANFDLSDEEMERLGG; encoded by the coding sequence ATGGCCGGTCACAGTAAATGGGCCAACATCAAGCACCGCAAAGGGGCGCAAGACGCCAAGCGGGGCAAGGTTTTCACCCGTGTGATTAAAGAGATCACCGTGGCGGCCCGCTCCGGTGGGGGCGACCCGGCCAGCAATCCCCGGCTGCGTTCGGCCCTGGCCAACGCCCGCTCGGTCAACGTGTCCAAAGATACGGTTGAAAAAGCGATCAAGCGGGGGACCGGCGAGATCGAGGGGGCCCAATACGAAGAGGTAACCTACGAGGGGTACGGCCCCGGTGGGGTGGCGGTGATCGTCGAGGCGTTGACCGACAACCGCAACCGCACCACCCCCGAGGTCCGCCACGCCTTCAGCAAATGCGGCGGCAACATGGGCGAATCCAATTCGGTGGCCTGGATGTTCGGGCGCAAGGGGATCATCGCCATGGGGGAGGGGGTGGACGAAGAGACCCTAATGGAGGTCGCCCTGGAGGCGGGGGCCAGCGACGTGCTCGAAGAGGATGGCACCTTCCGGGTCGTGACCGAGCCCGCCGACCTTGAAACGGTGCGCGAGGCCATTGAGGCGGCGGGGTTGTCCATCGAAGAGGCCAAGGCCGAGATGGTCCCCGACAACACCGTTGAGATCAGCGGCAAACAGGCCGATCAGGTGCTGCGCCTGCTCGATATGCTCGAAGAAAACGACGACGTGCAAAACGTCTACGCCAACTTCGACCTCTCCGACGAGGAGATGGAGCGTCTTGGCGGCTGA
- a CDS encoding enoyl-ACP reductase (Catalyzes a key regulatory step in fatty acid biosynthesis) codes for MGEQNVGLLTGKRALVLGVANDKSLAWGITEALHREGAKIGLTYLNEAIEKRVRPLGEQIGAEIIAPCDVQVAGDLARLADQVKATWGGVDIVVHGIGFANKDELRDTYMITSKEGFMLAHDVSVWSFTELAQAMRPLMGQGSSLLTLSYFGAEKVMPHYNVMGVAKAALEASVKYLAAALGPDGIRVNGISAGPIRTLAASGIGDFRKILNHNAEKAPLRRVVTIEEVGNTALFLSSDWASGITGEITHVDAGYNIIGM; via the coding sequence ATGGGAGAACAAAACGTGGGATTGTTGACCGGAAAAAGGGCGCTCGTCCTGGGTGTCGCCAACGACAAATCGCTTGCCTGGGGGATCACCGAGGCGCTGCACCGTGAGGGGGCCAAGATCGGCTTGACCTACCTCAACGAAGCCATTGAAAAACGGGTTCGTCCCCTGGGCGAACAAATCGGTGCCGAAATCATCGCCCCCTGCGACGTGCAGGTGGCAGGCGATTTGGCCCGTCTGGCCGATCAAGTCAAGGCGACCTGGGGCGGGGTCGACATCGTCGTGCATGGCATTGGTTTCGCCAACAAAGACGAGCTGCGCGATACCTACATGATTACCAGCAAAGAGGGATTCATGCTGGCCCACGACGTCAGCGTCTGGTCTTTCACCGAGCTGGCGCAGGCAATGCGCCCGTTGATGGGTCAGGGGAGCAGTCTGCTGACGTTGTCGTACTTCGGCGCCGAAAAGGTGATGCCCCACTACAACGTCATGGGGGTCGCCAAGGCGGCGTTGGAGGCCTCGGTGAAATACCTGGCCGCAGCCCTCGGCCCCGACGGCATCCGGGTCAACGGCATCTCGGCGGGACCAATCCGCACCCTGGCCGCCTCGGGGATCGGCGATTTCCGCAAGATCCTCAACCACAATGCCGAAAAAGCCCCCCTGCGCCGGGTGGTGACCATCGAAGAGGTCGGCAACACCGCCCTGTTTCTGAGCTCCGATTGGGCCTCGGGAATCACCGGCGAAATCACCCACGTCGACGCCGGGTACAACATCATCGGCATGTAA